A segment of the Anaerotignum faecicola genome:
GTCCGGCGCATCCTTCCCGCATGGCGCCTTCCAAAACCTCCAGCCGGCGGTACACCTCCGCTTTTGCAGCTTCGCTGTATCCATGCACCTTCAAATACGCAAGGTAGTATCCGCCCAGCGGAAATACCCAGACCGTACCCTGATGATACGCTAAATCCCTGTCAAACTGGCTGCCTCCGTAACATGGTCTGAACTCTCTGTCATCCTCCGACAGCGTTCTCAGTCCATAAGGAGTATACAACTTTTCCGCCACAGTTTCCACCACCTGTTTCTCTTTTTCCGGAGGAAGCATGGAAAAATTCATGGAAACCGCCCAGATCTGGTTGCAGCGGATCTGGTTGTCGGGGATATCACGTTCTTCCGCCCCGGAGACCACATCC
Coding sequences within it:
- a CDS encoding glycogen debranching protein codes for the protein DVVSGAEERDIPDNQIRCNQIWAVSMNFSMLPPEKEKQVVETVAEKLYTPYGLRTLSEDDREFRPCYGGSQFDRDLAYHQGTVWVFPLGGYYLAYLKVHGYSEAAKAEVYRRLEVLEGAMREGCAG